Part of the Pseudomonas lijiangensis genome is shown below.
GCCTTGTTGCCTCCCGCCAGGTCCAGGGCGAAGGACAGGTTCTTGCCCACGGTCATGTGCGGATACAGGGCGTAGGTCTGGAACACCATGGCCAGGTCGCGCTTGGCCGGAGTGACCTGGGTGATCTCACGGCCATCGAGTTCGATGCTTCCGGAGGTGACTTCTTCCAGGCCTGCGATCAGGCGCAGCAGCGTGGACTTGCCGCAGCCCGAAGGGCCGACGAAAACCACGAACTCGCGGTCGTTCACATCCAGGTCGATGCCTTTGATGATCTGATGGCCGTCGAAGCCTTTTTGCAGATTTCTGATACTGAGATTAGCCATGCTTGACTCCGTTTTTATTCTTGAATTCGGGGCTATTTGACGGCGCCGAACGACAGGCCGCGGACCAGTTGTTTCTGGCTGATCCAGCCGAAAATCAGGATCGGTGCGCAGGCCAGGGTCGAGACGGCCGAAAGCTTGGCCCAGAACAACCCTTCGGGACTTGAATAGGAGGCGATGAGCGCCGTGAGCGGTGCGGCATTGGAGGACGTGAGGTTCAGGGACCAGAACGCCTCGTTCCAGCACAGAATCAGTGACAGCAGCGCCGTGGATGCCAGGCCGCCTTTGCAGATCGGCATCAATACCCGGAATATTTCCTGTCGGGTGCTGGCACCATCAAGGCGCGACGCTTCGAGGATTTCTCCCGGAATGTCCTTGAAGTAGGTGTAAATCATCCAGACCACGATCGGCAGGTTGATCAGCGTGTAGATGATGATCAGCGCCAGACGTGAATCCAGCAGACCAAAGGTCTTGGCCAGCAGGTAGATCGGCATCAGCACGCCCACCGGCGGCAACATCTTGGTGGAGAGCATCCACAGCAGCGTGCTCTTGGTGCGCTTGGTTTCAAAGAAGGCCATGGAGTAGGCCGCCGGGATTGCCACCAGCATGCACAGGATCGTGGCGCTGAATGAGATCAGCACCGAGTTCCAGGCAAAGTGGAAGTAATCGCTGCGCTCCTGGATGTGCAGGTAGTTTTCCAGCGTCGGCGTGAAGAACAGTTGCGGCGGTGTCGCAAAAGCGTCGATCTCGGTCTTGAAGCTGGTCAGCACCATCCAGAAGATCGGGAAGAATATCAGTGCGGCGATAAGCCAGGACAAGGCCCCGAGCAGCAGGCTTTGCAGGCGTCGTGATTGTTTGAGCGTCATCATGGCAAGGCCCTCATGACTTGTCGGTGAGGTTTTTGCCGATCATCCGGATCAGGATGATCGCCGCGATATTGGCAATGACGACCGCAATCAGGCCGCCCGCCGAGGCCATGCCGACATCGAACTGCAGCAATGCCTGGATGTAGATCAGGTATGCCAGGTTGGTCGACGCGAAGCCCGGCCCACCATTGGTGGTGGTAAAGATTTCGGCAAATACCGAGAGCAGGAAAATCGTCTCGATCATCACTACCACGGCAATCGGCCGGGCCAGGTGGGGCAGGGTCAGGTGCCAGAAAATCGCAATGGGGCCTGCGCCATCGAGTCGCGCCGCTTCCTTCTGTTCCTGGTCCAGCGACTGCATGGCGGTCATCAGGATCAGGATGGCGAACGGCAGCCATTGCCAGGAGACGATGATAATGATCGACAGCATCGGGTAATGGGCGAACCAGTCGACGGGCTCTGCACCGAAGAAGCGCCAGACGGCGGCCAGCACACCGGACACCGGGTGAAAGATCAGGTTCTTCCAGATCAGGGCACTGACGGTGGGCATGATGAAGAAGGGCGAGATCAACAGCACCCGTACGATGCCGCGACCAAAGAACTCGCTGGCTTCCAGCAGGGCGGAAATCAGCACGCCCAGGATCACGCTGATCGCCAGCACGCTGCCCACCAGCAGCAGGGTATTGCCGGCACCGGGCAGGAAACCGCTGTCGGTGACGAAGTAAGTGAAGTTTTCCAGCCCGACGAATTCGTTTTCACCGGGGCTCAACAGGTTGTAGCGAATCAGCGAGAAGTAAATGGTCATGCCCAGTGGCACGATCATCCAGACCAGCAAGAGCGCCACGGAAGGGCTGACCAGAAACCATCCGGGTTTGAACTGGCTGTTTCTGGCTTTTGGGGTCTCGCCGGATAAATCCGGGCGAGCAGGAGTGGCTGAGGTCTTCATGGGGAACTCCGAACCGGGATTTGCCTGTCAGCGGGAGTCGAGGGGCTGGCGCCCCCCGGCTTGAGTCACGCGGTCTACTTTTTCGGGTAGCCGGCTCGTTTCATGTCGCGCTCGGTGGAGTTCTGCGCCATTTTCAAGGCGTTCTCCACGGTCGACTGGCCGATCAGGGCTGCCGAGAACTGCTGGCCGACACTGGTGCCGATGGCCTGGAACTCGGGAATGGTCACCAACTGGATCCCCACGTAAGGCACCGGTTTGAGGGTTGGCGTTTTGGGTGTCACAGCCATCAGGGATTTGAGGGTGATGTCGGCGAACGGTGCGGCTTTCTTGTATTCATCGGTGTAGGTCGACGCACGTGTGCCTGGTGGCACGTTGGAAACGCCGTCTTTCTCGGCAACCAGCGCGGCATATTCCCTGGACGTTGCCCATTGAGTGAAGGCCTGTGCGTCCTTGGTGTTCTTGGCACTGGTCGGGATCGCCAGCGACCAGGAATACAGCCACGACGAGCCTTTTTCCGTCACTTGATGAGGCGCATAGGTGAAGCCGACATGGTCTGCCACCTTGCTCTGGCTCTTGTCGGTGACAAAGGAGCCCGCCACGCTGGCATCGACCCACATGGCGCACTTGCCGCTGTTGAACAGCGCCAGGTTTTCGTTGAAACCGTTGCTCGATGCGCCCGGTGGCCCGGATTGCTTCATGGTGTTGACGTAGAAGTTGAGGGCGTCTTTCCATTCCGGCTGATCGAACTGGGGTTTCCATTGTTCATCGAACCAGCGTGCGCCGTAGGCGTTGGCCACCGTGGTAATCAGCGCCATGTTCTCGCCCCAGCCGGCCTTGCCGCGCAGGCAGATGCCGTATTGCTCCTTGGACTTGTCCGTCAGCTTGCCCGCGAACTCGGCAATCTGGGTCCAGGTCGGACGCTCCGGCATGGTCAGGCCGGCGTTCTGGAACAGGTCCTTGCGGTAGTAGGTGATCGAGCTTTCCGCATAGAACGGCAGGGCGAACAGCTTGCCATCCACCGACAGCCCGTCGCGCACGGAAGGGAATACATCATCGAGCTGGTAGCTGGCAGGCAGGTCTTTCATTTCCTGCAGCCAGCCCTTGGCGCCCCAGAGTGAAGCTTCGTACATGCCGATGGTCAGCACATCGAACTGGCCGCCCTTGGTGGCAATGTCGGTGGTCAGGCGCTGGCGCAGGACGTTTTCTTCCAGCACGACCCAGTTGAGCTTGATGTCGGGATGCTGTTCTTCAAAGGTTTTGGAGAGGCGTTGCATGCGGATCATGTCGCTGTTGTTGACCGTGGCGATGGTCACGGTTCCTGCAGCAGCGGTGCCGCCGAACAGGAAACCGGCGCTGAGGACTGAACTGGCAAGCAGGAATTTTGCTGAGGTCTTCATGGGTCACTCCTCTTCCATGCTCGGAGAGCCTGGAGGGTCGGTTATTGTTTTTGTCTCTTCCGGAGGTAAGGAAGATGTGAGCTGATTACACCGGCCTTGAGGCGCGATGACAAATCCTGCGCCGCACTTCAACTGATACTTTTTTGCAGTCGGCAAGGATGTGAAAACCCACTGCAGCCGCGCCAAGGCAGGCTGCAATGCAGAAACAGCGTAGACGAGCAGGGTGAAAGCAGGACGAATCAGTACAGGTTCTGTTCGGTGAGGCGCTGGACGGCAAGGCGTCGGTAATGGGAGGGCGTCATGCCTTTGAGTTGCTGGAAACGTCGGTTGAAGTTGGAAATGTTGTTGAAACCCGACTCGAAACAGATGTCCGTTACCGGCTTGTCGCCGTCGGCCAGCAGCTCGCAGGACTTGCTGATGCGCAGGCGATTGACGAACTCCACGAAGCAGCGTCCGGTGGCCTGTTTGAATACTCTGGAAAAGTACGTGGGTTTCATCCCCAGGTACTCGGCGACCTCTTCAAGAGGCAGTTCGCGCCCGTAATGGGCAAAGATATAGTCCACCGCCCGGTTGGTACGCTCCACGCTGTGCTCGTCGGCCATGTGCGACACCGTGGTGCCTGAGAGCAACTGGAAGTCATCGCTGGCTGCCAGCAGTTCCAGCAGGATCAGAAAGTGCCCGAGCCGGGTGATGCCTCTTGAATCGGCGATCTTTTGCATCAGCTTCATGGCCTGGCGGATTGTGCGCTTGCAGCGAAACTCGATACCGTACTGAGCGCGCTCCAGCAGCGGGGCCAGGCTCTTGAGTTCGGTAAACACCTGATTGCCGCTTTCCAGCAGCTCATCGGTGAAGTTGACCAGCATGTCGCGCTTGGGCACCACTTCATCGTCCTGGATCTGGCTGATCCAGTTGTGCGGCAGGTTAGGCCCGGTGAGAAACAGGCTGCCGGGATGGAAGTTGCCGATATAGTCGCCGACGAATACCTTGCCGGAGCTGGCGACGATCAGGTGTAGTTCGTACTCCTTGTGGAAGTGCCAGCGCACCAGCGGGCAGGGAAAGCCGTGTTCGCGATAGATGATCGACAGACCATTGTGGTCGTCCATCAATTCGTAGGAAGGGTCTGTAATTCTTGCTGTTCGTGTCATGGTCTGACCGCCTCCAAAGGTACCAGCCTGTTAATGTGCCTCAATTGTTCGATTCATGCCCAGTCGTCTCGTGCAAATAGCCAGTTGGCTGTTTGCAGCGAAACCGGAGTCATTGCCTGATGAAACAGATCCTCCTGATCGGAATTGGTGCCGGAGATCCTGAACATATTACTGTGCAGGCCATCAATGCCCTGAACCGTGCCAGGGTGTTCTTTCTCCTGGACAAGGGCTACGCCGAGGATGATCTGCTGCGC
Proteins encoded:
- a CDS encoding carbohydrate ABC transporter permease, with product MMTLKQSRRLQSLLLGALSWLIAALIFFPIFWMVLTSFKTEIDAFATPPQLFFTPTLENYLHIQERSDYFHFAWNSVLISFSATILCMLVAIPAAYSMAFFETKRTKSTLLWMLSTKMLPPVGVLMPIYLLAKTFGLLDSRLALIIIYTLINLPIVVWMIYTYFKDIPGEILEASRLDGASTRQEIFRVLMPICKGGLASTALLSLILCWNEAFWSLNLTSSNAAPLTALIASYSSPEGLFWAKLSAVSTLACAPILIFGWISQKQLVRGLSFGAVK
- a CDS encoding carbohydrate ABC transporter permease, which gives rise to MKTSATPARPDLSGETPKARNSQFKPGWFLVSPSVALLLVWMIVPLGMTIYFSLIRYNLLSPGENEFVGLENFTYFVTDSGFLPGAGNTLLLVGSVLAISVILGVLISALLEASEFFGRGIVRVLLISPFFIMPTVSALIWKNLIFHPVSGVLAAVWRFFGAEPVDWFAHYPMLSIIIIVSWQWLPFAILILMTAMQSLDQEQKEAARLDGAGPIAIFWHLTLPHLARPIAVVVMIETIFLLSVFAEIFTTTNGGPGFASTNLAYLIYIQALLQFDVGMASAGGLIAVVIANIAAIILIRMIGKNLTDKS
- a CDS encoding ABC transporter substrate-binding protein, which gives rise to MKTSAKFLLASSVLSAGFLFGGTAAAGTVTIATVNNSDMIRMQRLSKTFEEQHPDIKLNWVVLEENVLRQRLTTDIATKGGQFDVLTIGMYEASLWGAKGWLQEMKDLPASYQLDDVFPSVRDGLSVDGKLFALPFYAESSITYYRKDLFQNAGLTMPERPTWTQIAEFAGKLTDKSKEQYGICLRGKAGWGENMALITTVANAYGARWFDEQWKPQFDQPEWKDALNFYVNTMKQSGPPGASSNGFNENLALFNSGKCAMWVDASVAGSFVTDKSQSKVADHVGFTYAPHQVTEKGSSWLYSWSLAIPTSAKNTKDAQAFTQWATSREYAALVAEKDGVSNVPPGTRASTYTDEYKKAAPFADITLKSLMAVTPKTPTLKPVPYVGIQLVTIPEFQAIGTSVGQQFSAALIGQSTVENALKMAQNSTERDMKRAGYPKK
- a CDS encoding AraC family transcriptional regulator; translation: MTRTARITDPSYELMDDHNGLSIIYREHGFPCPLVRWHFHKEYELHLIVASSGKVFVGDYIGNFHPGSLFLTGPNLPHNWISQIQDDEVVPKRDMLVNFTDELLESGNQVFTELKSLAPLLERAQYGIEFRCKRTIRQAMKLMQKIADSRGITRLGHFLILLELLAASDDFQLLSGTTVSHMADEHSVERTNRAVDYIFAHYGRELPLEEVAEYLGMKPTYFSRVFKQATGRCFVEFVNRLRISKSCELLADGDKPVTDICFESGFNNISNFNRRFQQLKGMTPSHYRRLAVQRLTEQNLY